The Salvia miltiorrhiza cultivar Shanhuang (shh) chromosome 1, IMPLAD_Smil_shh, whole genome shotgun sequence genome has a window encoding:
- the LOC131010159 gene encoding probable E3 ubiquitin-protein ligase RHA1A, protein MKALTKLLCFSNEIVGDVVELLPKLLRLMVLAICSLWKHWKHTTSTYKYASIINTKTSNFAISDSEYCCTICLSEFARGDEAAELVDCRHVFHRRCLERWLRCHRATCPLCRSVVVPEAVVEEYRRTRMDRESDDGIHKELAHILFKVLHDRTRRHRFFF, encoded by the coding sequence ATGAAAGCTTTAACAAAGCTGTTGTGTTTCTCAAACGAAATCGTGGGCGATGTGGTGGAGCTCCTCCCCAAACTGCTCCGATTAATGGTGCTAGCCATCTGCAGTCTGTGGAAGCATTGGAAGCACACAACCTCCACCTACAAATACGCCTCCATCATCAACACCAAAACCTCCAATTTCGCAATCTCCGATAGCGAATATTGCTGCACCATCTGCCTCTCGGAGTTTGCGAGGGGAGACGAAGCGGCGGAGCTCGTGGATTGCCGCCACGTGTTCCACCGGCGCTGCCTGGAGCGGTGGCTGCGGTGCCACCGCGCCACGTGCCCGCTGTGCCGGAGCGTGGTGGTGCCGGAGGCCGTCGTGGAGGAGTACCGCCGCACGCGGATGGATCGAGAAAGCGATGATGGGATTCACAAGGAGCTGGCCCACATCTTGTTCAAGGTTTTGCATGATCGCACCCGTCGCCATCGATTCTTTTTCTAG
- the LOC130994286 gene encoding uncharacterized protein LOC130994286: MSNLRAICKPHAVFASMACCYRSMGRVLSVEKHNCSLGRPPPPRYFAVWFDRLGEQRRYEPRVRQNRQRRMVATKASNWTNSKSPYETLELERDANEEQIKVAYRRLAKFYHPDVYNGRGTLDEDETAETRFIKIQAAYELLIDEEKRRQYDIDNRVNPMKASQAWMEWLLKKRKAFDQRGDMAIAAWAEQQQLELNLRARRLARSKIDPEEERKILVKEKKASIENFNNTLRRHTLILKKRDLNRRKAEEEKKKIIGQLLAAEGLELDKDEDK; encoded by the exons ATGAGCAATCTGAGGGCTATATGCAAGCCCCACGCCGTGTTCGCTTCCATGGCGTGTTGCTACAGATCGATGGGTAGGGTTTTGTCGGTTGAAAAGCACAATTGCAGCTTGGGtcgtccgccgccgccgcgttATTTCGCGGTTTGGTTCGATAGATTGGGGGAACAGAGACGGTATGAACCGCGGGTGAGGCAGAATCGGCAGAGGAGAATGGTTGCTACCAAGGCTTCCAATTGGACGAATTCCAAATCTCCCTATGAAACTCTTG AATTGGAGAGGGATGCAAATGAAGAGCAGATAAAGGTAGCCTATAGACGCTTGGCTAAGTTCTATCATCCTGATG TTTACAATGGGAGAGGGACCTTAGATGAAGATGAAACAGCAGAGACTCGGTTCATAAAGATTCAGGCTGCGTATGAGCTTCTAATAGATGAGGAGAAACGGAGACAATATGACATTGACAATCGTGTGAATCCAATGAAG GCTTCTCAAGCATGGATGGAGTGGCTTCTAAAGAAGCGGAAAGCATTCGACCAAAGAGGTGATATGGCTATTGCAGCATGGGCGGAACAACAGCAACTCGAACTCAATCTGCGTGCACGTCGTCTTGCTCGTTCAAAG ATTGATCCGgaagaagaaaggaagatacTAGTGAAAGAGAAGAAGGCTTCGATAGAGAACTTCAACAACACTTTAAGACGACACACACTTATCCTTAAAAAAAGGGATCTAAATCGCAGGAAAGccgaagaagaaaagaagaagataatcGGGCAGCTTCTAGCAGCGGAGGGCCTTGAACTCGACAAGGATGAAGATAAGTAG
- the LOC130994022 gene encoding uncharacterized protein LOC130994022, whose amino-acid sequence MLDSFFSKGFKSSKCKTLLKLTIPRIKLLRNRRVIHINQMRREIAKLLETGQEASARIRVENILREEKMMAAQELVELYCELIIARLPIIDAQKECPLDLKEAISSVCFAAPRCADLPELQQVQMLFAGKYSKEFVSSATELMPECGVNRQLVDLLSVRAPSSDVKLKLLKDIAKEHELDWDPSASENDLLKTHEDLLNGTMQFISDHTVPLAESHNDEAKSTNSTTSEPDAGEHPDSDEDFDIIDFPEVPRQPGVGSGLNPMMKEDAAVKIPTGEQFVPFIHHPPSQSSSVQFPVKENGLSPSVTKAIGDDADLQDVLAAAQAAAETAEGAAAAARSASTLAQLRITELMKKKKDDFSYSETENPFHIDKTNSDLEEEVELDAENPFAHSNTTPFTSPRRNSTSEHSSGDAKCGFGSYDDAFSYGSLNPTQASSPMDDDTYFSYPNLFTSQGSK is encoded by the exons ATGCTTGATTCTTTCTTCAGCAAAGGTTTCAAATCTTCCAAATG TAAAACTCTGTTGAAGCTTACAATCCCTCGGATAAAGTTGTTGAGGAATCGAAGAGTGATTCATATAAACCAGATGCGTCGAGAAATCGCCAAGCTCCTTGAGACTGGCCAGGAAGCCTCGGCTAGGATTCGG GTAGAGAATATTCTAAGGGAAGAGAAGATGATGGCTGCTCAGGAATTAGTTGAATTGTACTGTGAGCTTATTATTGCTCGCCTTCCAATCATCGATGCACAAAA GGAATGCCCTCTTGACTTGAAAGAAGCCATTTCTAGTGTATGCTTTGCTGCACCAAGGTGTGCCGATCTGCCAGAGTTGCAACAGGTGCAGATGCTATTCGCTGGTAAATACAGTAAAGAATTTGTGTCTTCTGCAACTGAGCTTATGCCCGAATGTGGTGTCAATCGGCAG TTGGTTGACCTTTTATCTGTGCGAGCTCCATCTTCTGATGTTAAACTGAAACTGCTTAAGGATATTGCCAAAGAGCATGAGCTTGATTGGGATCCAAGTGCTTCTGAAAATGACTTACTGAAGACTCATGAAGACTTGCTG AATGGGACAATGCAGTTCATCAGCGATCACACAGTGCCCCTTGCTGAATCCCATAACGACGAGGCTAAGTCTACAAATTCTACAACTTCAGAACCAGATGCCGGTGAACACCCTGATTCCGATGAGGACTTTGATATCATTGATTTTCCAGAAGTTCCTAGGCAGCCGGGAGTTGGTTCGGGACTGAATCCTATGATGAAAGAAGATGCAGCGGTCAAAATTCCAACTGGCGAACAATTTGTGCCATTCATACATCATCCTCCTTCACAGTCGTCGTCTGTACAGTTTCCTGTGAAGGAAAATGGTTTATCTCCCTCCGTCACAAAGGCCATCGGTGATGATGCTGATTTACAGGATGTGTTGGCTGCTGCTCAGGCAGCTGCGGAGACAGCAGAGGGCGCAGCTGCAGCTGCTCGATCAGCATCTACCCTTGCTCAACTTCGTATCACtgagctcatgaagaagaagaaggacgATTTCTCATACTCTGAAACTGAGAATCCGTTTCACATCGACAAAACCAATTCAGACCTTGAAGAGGAGGTTGAATTAGATGCAGAAAACCCGTTTGCTCATTCTAACACAACCCCCTTCACTTCTCCACGCCGGAACAGCACCTCGGAACACTCTTCCGGTGATGCAAAATGCGGCTTCGGGTCCTACGACGATGCTTTTAGCTATGGCAGTCTTAACCCGACTCAGGCATCGTCACCAATGGATGACGATACGTATTTCTCGTACCCAAACCTATTCACATCTCAAGGCTCCAAGTAA
- the LOC130994537 gene encoding membrane-anchored ubiquitin-fold protein 6-like, whose protein sequence is MAVDELVELKFRLADGSDIGPSKYSSTTTVTSLKERIISQWPKDKENGPKSINDIKLINAGKILENNRTLAESRTPLSEVPGGVITMLVVVRPPLPDKHSDKLQDESQKKVGCSCSIL, encoded by the exons ATGGCTGTGGACGAATTAGTTGAGCTTAAATTTAGGCTGGCCGATGGCAGTGATATTGGACCTAGCAAATATAGTTCTACTACAACTGTGACTTCTCTCAAGGAAAGGATCATTTCACAATGGCCCAAAG ATAAAGAAAATGGACCTAAATCCATAAACGATATAAAGCTCATTAACGCTGGAAAGATACTAGAAAACAACAGAACACTTGCTGAATCACGAACTCCTCTAAGTGAAGTTCCGGGAGGCGTCATCACAATGCTTGTCGTTGTGCGTCCTCCTCTTCCAGACAAACACAGTG ATAAATTGCAGGATGAATCCCAGAAAAAGGTCGGATGCTCTTGCTCGATCCTGTGA
- the LOC130994559 gene encoding protein EPIDERMAL PATTERNING FACTOR 2-like, with protein MRPIYSNTLSVVSILFLLLPGGQALRPYHFTHHSRGTNYKDVENQHVKEGELGMELYPTGSSLPDCSHACGACRPCRRVMVSFNKCAVESCPIVYRCMCNGKYYHVPSN; from the exons ATGAGGCCAATTTATAGCAATACCTTGTCGGTTGTTTCGATTCTTTTCTTGTTACTTCCCGGTGGTCAAGCTCTCAGGCCTTATCATT TTACCCACCACAGTAGAGGCACCAACTACAAGGATGTAGAAAACCAACATGTTAAG GAGGGAGAGTTAGGAATGGAGCTTTACCCGACGGGGTCGAGCCTGCCGGACTGCTCGCACGCTTGTGGGGCGTGCCGGCCTTGCCGTAGGGTGATGGTGAGCTTCAACAAGTGCGCAGTGGAGTCGTGCCCCATCGTCTACCGCTGCATGTGCAATGGCAAATACTATCACGTCCCATCTAATTGA
- the LOC130994309 gene encoding ATP synthase delta chain, chloroplastic-like produces the protein MAAALQQTPITFRSRSPPSAQLQSKPTSKLSLSSSFKLTRLTIKPYLRRGGRGGACGARMANTASASYANALADIAVANGSLAETAADVEKLVDKFFSDEAIMSYFTNPTVRIEAKREIVDEICKSMNLQPHVANFLNILVDMKRIDLIKEIVEEFDLIVNRLSNTQVATVTSVVQLEPQHLAEIAKRVQKLTGAKNVKIKTKIDESLLAGFTIRYGDSGSKLIDMSVKKQLEEIAAQLDLGDIQLVG, from the coding sequence ATGGCCGCCGCTCTGCAGCAGACTCCAATCACATTCCGTTCCCGCTCGCCGCCGTCGGCGCAACTCCAATCGAAACCAACAAGCAAGCTCTCCCTCTCTTCAAGTTTCAAGCTCACCAGACTGACCATCAAACCCTACCTCCGCCGCGGGGGACGTGGCGGCGCGTGCGGCGCCAGGATGGCCAACACCGCGTCGGCGAGCTACGCCAATGCGCTCGCCGACATCGCCGTCGCCAATGGCAGCCTCGCCGAGACCGCGGCGGACGTGGAGAAGCTCGTGGACAAGTTCTTCTCCGATGAGGCGATCATGAGCTACTTTACCAACCCTACCGTCCGCATCGAGGCGAAGCGGGAGATCGTCGACGAGATCTGCAAATCGATGAATTTGCAGCCGCACGTGGCGAATTTCTTGAACATCCTGGTGGACATGAAGCGTATCGATCTGATAAAGGAGATCGTGGAGGAGTTCGATCTGATCGTCAACAGGCTGTCGAACACGCAGGTGGCGACGGTGACGTCGGTGGTGCAGCTGGAGCCGCAGCATCTGGCGGAGATCGCGAAGCGCGTGCAGAAACTGACGGGGGCGAAGAATGTTAAGATCAAGACGAAGATTGACGAGTCGCTGCTGGCGGGATTCACGATCAGGTATGGGGATTCAGGTTCAAAATTGATCGACATGAGCGTGAAGAAGCAGCTGGAGGAGATTGCCGCGCAGCTTGATCTTGGCGACATTCAGTTAGTCGGTTGA